The Maniola jurtina chromosome 1, ilManJurt1.1, whole genome shotgun sequence genome has a window encoding:
- the LOC123869200 gene encoding retinaldehyde-binding protein 1, translating into MTSSDFRIERNVELSEETKAIAEKELRETPERVREALERLKELLKENNDLYFGEDEELLTIFLRPCKWYPESAVALMRRVAEFKRDNACLLDGLLPEHEKEAFLEHKVVNVLKGRDDKGRRVLIVSVGGTWDPKKVTADQLFKMFYLIHEAAMLEPESQVRGTVVLMDFHNMGWSQTMGLTPAFSKRLLTFIQDALPLRLKEVHFVKEPMIFNVVWKMFKPLIREKLKTRIYFHGSKMASLHKHILPTHLPSDYGGELDAIDYSSADWYPVINEVLPHIQNWNSYGFIKKT; encoded by the exons ATGACTTCCAGTGACTTTAGAATTGAAAGAAATGTGGAGTTGTCAGAAGAGACGAAGGCTATAGCCGAAAAGGAACTACGCGAAACTCCGGAAAGAGTTCGAGAGGCTTTAGAAAGGCTTAAAGAACTTCTTAAGGAAAACAATGATTTATATTTTGGTGAAGACGAAGAACTACTTACAATATTTCTGCGCCCTTGTAAATGGTATCCGGAGAGCGCTGTGGCATTG ATGCGGCGGGTGGCAGAGTTCAAACGCGACAATGCCTGTCTTCTGGACGGCCTGCTACCGGAACATGAGAAAGAAGCCTTCCTTGAACACAAAGTTGTGAACGTCTTGAAAGGCCGTGACGATAAGGGCCGAAGAGTGTTGATTGTTAGTGTTGGAG GTACGTGGGACCCGAAAAAAGTGACCGCAGACCAGCTGTTTAAAATGTTCTATTTGATTCACGAAGCAGCCATGTTGGAGCCAGAGTCGCAAGTGCGGGGGACTGTCGTTCTCATGGACTTCCATAATATGGGCTGGAgtcag ACGATGGGTCTCACACCAGCTTTTTCTAAGCGCCTGCTGACTTTCATACAAGATGCTTTGCCTCTTCGGTTGAAAGAGGTACACTTTGTTAAGGAGCCTATGATCTTCAACGTCGTTTGGAAAATGTTCAAGCCTTTAATTAGAGAAAAGCTAAAAACTAGA ATATATTTCCATGGCTCCAAGATGGCGTCTCTCCATAAGCATATCCTCCCGACGCACCTACCAAGCGACTATGGTGGCGAGCTGGATGCTATCGACTACTCCTCAGCTGACTGGTACCCCGTTATCAACGAGGTACTACCACACATCCAGAACTGGAACTCCTATGGGTTTATCAAAAAGACGTAA
- the LOC123868427 gene encoding general transcription factor 3C polypeptide 5, translating to MDQSKNLHRDLYCVLFPGIVKNDEKAIECMGGLKGISQCYSQSNKKRLGMSFQPENPFIRKMYADSKPTAGVLLSLKVKKTRNGNEIKREVISTSVVGSVKKINKFESMCDYQYFPVTTPVMKSNTPQCFLEQILPSGVDQFHFIEEPAPMFITPSSFARLDKPINYFYTEKRYIKASLKDESMMVDDDVHKSRVDRGLPIARYTFNLSEDLPLEPHNYYLKRKATRESIYPPLKEEFETVKKLFDERPIWSLNLIKYHTKIKINSLKVIVPCLGIYMKEGPWRMMWVKYGYDPRKEPGARIYQTLDFRMRHAAGVHSMVMTRDQVVHCKKTDRIRHYKKYASEPLTSEDIVYEGAVYFRPGMVPSQRQVYYQYCDVELPEVQELLALEPPPGYLCHARRGWLPPDTDQLCRDHIFRSAKQTLLDTHRADLKFEEGSSSGSTSESDEEDASGASTSVNEVDESMNT from the exons AAAAGCGATCGAGTGTATGGGTGGATTGAAGGGAATTTCACAG TGTTATTCACAATCTAATAAGAAACGGCTTGGAATGTCTTTTCAACCTGAAAATCCATTCATAAGAAAAATGTATGCAGACTCAAAGCCAACTGCTGGTGTTCTATTGAGTTTGAAGGTAAAGAAAACAAGAAATGGCAATGAAATTAAGAGAGAAGTTATATCAACGTCAGTTGTGGGGTCtgtgaaaaaaatcaataagtttGAAT CTATGTGTGACTATCAATATTTCCCAGTAACTACACCTGTCATGAAATCTAACACACCACAGTGTTTTTTAGAACAGATATTACCAAGTGGAGTAGATCAATTTCATTTTATAGA AGAGCCAGCACCAATGTTTATCACACCTTCAAGTTTCGCACGACTGGACAAACCAATTAACTATTTCTATACAGAAAAGAGGTATATAAAGGCATCACTCAAAGATGAGTCTATGATGGTTGACGATGATGTTCACAAGTCTAGAGTTGACCGTGGGTTGCCGATTGCTAGATACACATTCAATTTGTCTGAAGATTTGCCATTGGAacctcataattattatttgaagagGAAAGCTACTCGAGAGTCAATATATCCACCATTGAAAGAGGAATTCGAAACTGTTAAAAAG CTTTTCGATGAGAGACCAATATGGTCTTTGAACCTCATAAAGTATCACACAAAGATAAAGATAAACTCCCTCAAAGTGATAGTGCCATGTTTGGGGATCTACATGAAGGAGGGCCCATGGAGAATGATGTGGGTAAAGTATGGCTATGATCCCAGAAAAGAGCCCGGGGCAAGAATATATCAAACGTTAGACTTCAGGATGCGACATGCAG CGGGAGTTCATTCGATGGTGATGACTCGTGATCAAGTGGTTCACTGCAAGAAAACTGATCGCATACGACATTACAAAAAGTACGCCTCGGAGCCTCTCACATCGGAGGACATAGTGTACGAAGGCGCTGTATACTTCCGCCCAGGAATGGTCCCCTCACAGCGACAAGTTTATTATCAG TACTGCGACGTGGAGCTGCCGGAGGTGCAGGAGCTGCTGGCGCTGGAGCCCCCGCCCGGCTACCTGTGCcacgcgcggcgcggctggctGCCCCCCGACACCGACCAGCTGTGCCGCGACCACATCTTCCGCAGCGCCAAGCAGACGCTGCTCGACACTCACAGGGCCGACCTGAAATTTGAG GAAGGCAGCTCCTCGGGTTCAACATCGGAGTCGGATGAAGAGGACGCGAGTGGTGCGAGTACTTCTGTCAATGAAGTAGACGAATCAATGAATACATAA